In a single window of the Notamacropus eugenii isolate mMacEug1 chromosome 4, mMacEug1.pri_v2, whole genome shotgun sequence genome:
- the MAF1 gene encoding repressor of RNA polymerase III transcription MAF1 homolog isoform X2, giving the protein MKLLENSSFEAINSQLTVETGDAHIIGRIESYSCKMAGDDKHMFKQFCQEGRPHVLEALSPPQTSGLSPSRLSKGGEEEGPLSDKCSRKTLFYLIATLNESFRPDYDFSTAKSHEFSREPSLNWVVNSVNCSLFSAVREDFTALKPQLWNAVDEEICLSECDIYSYNPDLDSDPFGEDGSLWSFNYFFYNKRLKRIVFFSCRSISGSTYTRSEAGHELDMDLGEEEEEEEEERGGSSSEGATEETSTMEDRLQVICM; this is encoded by the exons ATGAAGCTCTTAGAAAACTCCAGTTTTGAAGCGATCAACTCCCAGCTAACAGTGGAGACTGGTGATGCTCACATCATTGGCAG gatcGAGAGTTACTCCTGTAAGATGGCAGGGGACGACAAGCACATGTTCAAGCAGTTCTGCCAGGAGGGCCGGCCCCATGTGCTAGAGGCTCTGTCGCCCCCTCAGACCTCTGGCCTCAGCCCCAGCAG GCTGagcaagggaggggaagaagaaggaccACTGAGTGATAAGTGCAGCCGAAAGACCCTCTTCTATCTGATTGCCACTCTCAACGAGTCCTTCCGGCCTGATTATGACTTCAGCACCGCTAAGAGCCACGAATTCAGCCGAGAACCTAGCCTCAATTGG GTGGTGAACTCAGTAAATTGCAGCCTGTTCTCTGCAGTTCGTGAGGACTTTACTGCCCTGAAGCCCCAGCTCTGGAATGCAGTAGATGAAGAGATTTGCCTGTCTGAATGTGATATCTACAG CTACAATCCTGACCTGGACTCTGACCCCTTTGGTGAAGATGGAAGCCTCTGGTCCTTCAACTACTTTTTCTACAACAAGCGACTCAAgcgaattgttttcttcagctgtCGATCGATCAG TGGCTCCACATACACTCGATCAGAAGCTGGCCATGAACTGGACATGGActtgggagaggaggaagaggaagaggaagaagaaagagggggtAGCAGCAGTGAGGGGGCAACAGAGGAAACCAGCACCATGGAGGACAG GCTCCAGGTGATCTGCATGTGA
- the MAF1 gene encoding repressor of RNA polymerase III transcription MAF1 homolog isoform X1, with the protein MKLLENSSFEAINSQLTVETGDAHIIGRIESYSCKMAGDDKHMFKQFCQEGRPHVLEALSPPQTSGLSPSSRLSKGGEEEGPLSDKCSRKTLFYLIATLNESFRPDYDFSTAKSHEFSREPSLNWVVNSVNCSLFSAVREDFTALKPQLWNAVDEEICLSECDIYSYNPDLDSDPFGEDGSLWSFNYFFYNKRLKRIVFFSCRSISGSTYTRSEAGHELDMDLGEEEEEEEEERGGSSSEGATEETSTMEDRLQVICM; encoded by the exons ATGAAGCTCTTAGAAAACTCCAGTTTTGAAGCGATCAACTCCCAGCTAACAGTGGAGACTGGTGATGCTCACATCATTGGCAG gatcGAGAGTTACTCCTGTAAGATGGCAGGGGACGACAAGCACATGTTCAAGCAGTTCTGCCAGGAGGGCCGGCCCCATGTGCTAGAGGCTCTGTCGCCCCCTCAGACCTCTGGCCTCAGCCCCAGCAG CAGGCTGagcaagggaggggaagaagaaggaccACTGAGTGATAAGTGCAGCCGAAAGACCCTCTTCTATCTGATTGCCACTCTCAACGAGTCCTTCCGGCCTGATTATGACTTCAGCACCGCTAAGAGCCACGAATTCAGCCGAGAACCTAGCCTCAATTGG GTGGTGAACTCAGTAAATTGCAGCCTGTTCTCTGCAGTTCGTGAGGACTTTACTGCCCTGAAGCCCCAGCTCTGGAATGCAGTAGATGAAGAGATTTGCCTGTCTGAATGTGATATCTACAG CTACAATCCTGACCTGGACTCTGACCCCTTTGGTGAAGATGGAAGCCTCTGGTCCTTCAACTACTTTTTCTACAACAAGCGACTCAAgcgaattgttttcttcagctgtCGATCGATCAG TGGCTCCACATACACTCGATCAGAAGCTGGCCATGAACTGGACATGGActtgggagaggaggaagaggaagaggaagaagaaagagggggtAGCAGCAGTGAGGGGGCAACAGAGGAAACCAGCACCATGGAGGACAG GCTCCAGGTGATCTGCATGTGA
- the MAF1 gene encoding repressor of RNA polymerase III transcription MAF1 homolog isoform X4, protein MAGDDKHMFKQFCQEGRPHVLEALSPPQTSGLSPSRLSKGGEEEGPLSDKCSRKTLFYLIATLNESFRPDYDFSTAKSHEFSREPSLNWVVNSVNCSLFSAVREDFTALKPQLWNAVDEEICLSECDIYSYNPDLDSDPFGEDGSLWSFNYFFYNKRLKRIVFFSCRSISGSTYTRSEAGHELDMDLGEEEEEEEEERGGSSSEGATEETSTMEDRLQVICM, encoded by the exons ATGGCAGGGGACGACAAGCACATGTTCAAGCAGTTCTGCCAGGAGGGCCGGCCCCATGTGCTAGAGGCTCTGTCGCCCCCTCAGACCTCTGGCCTCAGCCCCAGCAG GCTGagcaagggaggggaagaagaaggaccACTGAGTGATAAGTGCAGCCGAAAGACCCTCTTCTATCTGATTGCCACTCTCAACGAGTCCTTCCGGCCTGATTATGACTTCAGCACCGCTAAGAGCCACGAATTCAGCCGAGAACCTAGCCTCAATTGG GTGGTGAACTCAGTAAATTGCAGCCTGTTCTCTGCAGTTCGTGAGGACTTTACTGCCCTGAAGCCCCAGCTCTGGAATGCAGTAGATGAAGAGATTTGCCTGTCTGAATGTGATATCTACAG CTACAATCCTGACCTGGACTCTGACCCCTTTGGTGAAGATGGAAGCCTCTGGTCCTTCAACTACTTTTTCTACAACAAGCGACTCAAgcgaattgttttcttcagctgtCGATCGATCAG TGGCTCCACATACACTCGATCAGAAGCTGGCCATGAACTGGACATGGActtgggagaggaggaagaggaagaggaagaagaaagagggggtAGCAGCAGTGAGGGGGCAACAGAGGAAACCAGCACCATGGAGGACAG GCTCCAGGTGATCTGCATGTGA
- the MAF1 gene encoding repressor of RNA polymerase III transcription MAF1 homolog isoform X3, with amino-acid sequence MAGDDKHMFKQFCQEGRPHVLEALSPPQTSGLSPSSRLSKGGEEEGPLSDKCSRKTLFYLIATLNESFRPDYDFSTAKSHEFSREPSLNWVVNSVNCSLFSAVREDFTALKPQLWNAVDEEICLSECDIYSYNPDLDSDPFGEDGSLWSFNYFFYNKRLKRIVFFSCRSISGSTYTRSEAGHELDMDLGEEEEEEEEERGGSSSEGATEETSTMEDRLQVICM; translated from the exons ATGGCAGGGGACGACAAGCACATGTTCAAGCAGTTCTGCCAGGAGGGCCGGCCCCATGTGCTAGAGGCTCTGTCGCCCCCTCAGACCTCTGGCCTCAGCCCCAGCAG CAGGCTGagcaagggaggggaagaagaaggaccACTGAGTGATAAGTGCAGCCGAAAGACCCTCTTCTATCTGATTGCCACTCTCAACGAGTCCTTCCGGCCTGATTATGACTTCAGCACCGCTAAGAGCCACGAATTCAGCCGAGAACCTAGCCTCAATTGG GTGGTGAACTCAGTAAATTGCAGCCTGTTCTCTGCAGTTCGTGAGGACTTTACTGCCCTGAAGCCCCAGCTCTGGAATGCAGTAGATGAAGAGATTTGCCTGTCTGAATGTGATATCTACAG CTACAATCCTGACCTGGACTCTGACCCCTTTGGTGAAGATGGAAGCCTCTGGTCCTTCAACTACTTTTTCTACAACAAGCGACTCAAgcgaattgttttcttcagctgtCGATCGATCAG TGGCTCCACATACACTCGATCAGAAGCTGGCCATGAACTGGACATGGActtgggagaggaggaagaggaagaggaagaagaaagagggggtAGCAGCAGTGAGGGGGCAACAGAGGAAACCAGCACCATGGAGGACAG GCTCCAGGTGATCTGCATGTGA